The following coding sequences lie in one Acipenser ruthenus chromosome 47, fAciRut3.2 maternal haplotype, whole genome shotgun sequence genomic window:
- the LOC117966202 gene encoding gamma-interferon-inducible lysosomal thiol reductase-like → MKCVLFVSVLVLWATKESVCKPACRYPPSQWCSSYEIAVSCQVEKQCVEFNRSQSEAPVQVSLYYESLCPGCRGFLVMQLFPTWILLMDIMNVTLVPYGNAQEKFDGKQWQFTCQHGEEECLGNMIETCIMDILGDANKYFPVLFCMESSQDVIKSGEACLKLYEPTVQWESIVTCVKGDQGNKLMHANAQLTDTLKPAHQYVPWVTLNGEHTDAMQDKAMSSLFNLVCSTYKGEKPVACTGETKTKPTTYCMN, encoded by the exons AtgaagtgtgttttgtttgtgtcggTTCTGGTTCTTTGGGCGACGAAGGAGAGCGTCTGTAAGCCAGCCTGCAGGTACCCTCCGTCCCAATGGTGCAGCTCGTACGAGATAGCCGTCTCCTGCCAG GTTGAGAAGCAATGTGTTGAGTTCAACAGGAGCCAGAGTGAAGCTCCAGTGCAGGTCAGCCTGTACTATGAGAGTCTGTGTCCTGGCTGCAGAGGCTTCCTTGTCATGCAGCTGTTTCCCACATGGATTTTGCTGATGGACATCATGAACGTTACACTGGTGCCCTATGGGAATGCACAG GAGAAGTTTGATGGTAAGCAGTGGCAGTTTACATGCCAGCATGGTGAAGAGGAGTGTCTTGGGAACATGATTGAG ACATGCATAATGGACATTCTGGGTGATGCTAATAAATACTTCCCAGTCCTCTTCTGCATGGAATCCTCTCAAGATGTCATCAAGTCAGGAGAAGCT TGCCTGAAACTGTATGAACCCACCGTGCAGTGGGAATCCATTGTGACATGCGTTAAAGGAGACCAGGGAAACAAACTGATGCACGCCAACGCACAGCTGACTGACACTCTGAAACCAGCCCACCAGTATGTGCCCTGGGTGACTCTCAATGGG GAGCACACAGATGCAATGCAGGATAAAGCCATGAGTTCTCTCTTCAATCTAGTCTGCAGTACATACAAG GGTGAGAAGCCTGTCGCATGCACAGGAGAAACGAAGACAAAGCCCACTACCTACTGTATGAATTAA